The DNA region TGGCGCCGCGCTGCCGCTGGTCACCGACGGGGTGAAGAGATAGCCGCCGCCGCGCACGGTCTTGATCAGGGTCGGTTCGGCCGGGTCGGGTTCGATCTTGCGGCGCAGACGGCTGACCTGCACGTCGACGGAACGGTCGAAGGGAACCGCCGAGCGGCCGCGCGCCAGATCCAGAAGCTGGTCGCGGGTCAGCACCCGCTGCGGATGCTCGGCGAAGGCGACCAGCAGGTCGTATTCACCGGCCGACAGCTGGACCAGCACGCCGTCGGGCGACCGCAGTTCCCGCTTGGTGAGATCGAGCGACCAGCCTTCGAAACGCAGCACCGCGCCGGCCGCCGCCGGGGCGCCCGCCACCGGCGGGGCGGCGACGCGGCGCAGCACCGCCTTGATGCGGGCCAGCAGTTCGCGCGGGCTGAACGGCTTCGCCAGATAGTCGTCGGCCCCCATCTCCAGCCCGACGATGCGGTCGGTCTCCTCCCCCATGGCGGTCAGCATGATGACGGGGGTCTGCGCCGTCTGAGGCGCGGCGCGCAGGCGGCGGCAGAGCGACAGCCCGTCCTCCCCCGGCAACATCAGGTCCAGCACGATCAGGTCGACGCGGGCGCCGTCGAGCGTGCGTATCATTTCCGCCCCGTCCCTGACCCCGGTGACCCGGAAGCCGTGCTTGGTCAGGAACTGGGCGACGAGGGAGCGGATTTCGCGGTCGTCGTCGACGACGAGGAGGTGGGGTGTGCGGTCCATGGCTCCCATGATCGGGCGAGGCGCGGTGGGCGTGAAGGGGAAATGTGTAACGGCGGGTTACGGGATGGCCGGCGGTTACACTCTGTTACCAAATGACCGGTTTGCGGACATTCGACCGCAACGTTCGGCGCCCATTGTCTGTTCACCGGGACAGCGGCGGCAATGCAGCCGGCAACGTCCCAACGAAATAACCCCCTTCAAATCCGGGGTTTCGTCAGCGCCGTGATCCACGGTTCAAATACTGAGGAGTTGTCACCATGAAACGCGCCCTTCTGACGTCCGCCCTGCTGGTCGCCGGTCTCGGCATGGCCGTTCCGGCCTTCGCCCAGGGGGGCCCGGCCGGTGGTCCGGCCGGTGGCCCGCAGGCTGGCGGTCCCGGCCCCGACCGCCAATTCGCCCGCATGTGCGATGACCAGGAGGCCCGTATGGCCGGCAGGCTGGCCTATGCGGAGAAGAAGCTGAACATCACCGAACAGCAGCGCGCCGCCTGGACCAAGTTCGCCGACGCCGCCCGCTCCAGCCTGAAGCCGACGCAGGACCTCTGCGTGAAGTTCAAGGACGCCCCGCGCCCGGCGGCCCTGCCGCAGCGCCTGGAGCGTGCCGAGCAGATGATGCAGGCCCGCCTGCAGCAGGTCCAGACCGTCCGCCCGGCCCTGACCGACCTCTACGCCCAGCTGACGCCCGACCAGCAGAAGCAGGCAGACCGCATGCTGAGCCAGGGCATGGGCGGCATGGGCGGTTACATGGGCAAGCACATGGGCGGCCCGCGCCATCACGGCATGGGTCCCGGTGGAATGGGGCCGGGTGGGATGGGTCCGGGAAAGG from Azospirillum ramasamyi includes:
- a CDS encoding response regulator, coding for MDRTPHLLVVDDDREIRSLVAQFLTKHGFRVTGVRDGAEMIRTLDGARVDLIVLDLMLPGEDGLSLCRRLRAAPQTAQTPVIMLTAMGEETDRIVGLEMGADDYLAKPFSPRELLARIKAVLRRVAAPPVAGAPAAAGAVLRFEGWSLDLTKRELRSPDGVLVQLSAGEYDLLVAFAEHPQRVLTRDQLLDLARGRSAVPFDRSVDVQVSRLRRKIEPDPAEPTLIKTVRGGGYLFTPSVTSGSAAP
- a CDS encoding Spy/CpxP family protein refolding chaperone is translated as MKRALLTSALLVAGLGMAVPAFAQGGPAGGPAGGPQAGGPGPDRQFARMCDDQEARMAGRLAYAEKKLNITEQQRAAWTKFADAARSSLKPTQDLCVKFKDAPRPAALPQRLERAEQMMQARLQQVQTVRPALTDLYAQLTPDQQKQADRMLSQGMGGMGGYMGKHMGGPRHHGMGPGGMGPGGMGPGKGPGPAPAPAPQQ